The nucleotide sequence TTTAAAAGTATTTACCAGACCGAAAAGTATTTCCGACTGTCTGTTCAGTTTCTCAACAGCGCTGGCAATCTCAACAGCGCCGTTTTTAGATTCATTAACAATGTGGCTTATACCGTTAATATTTTTTGATATCTGTTCAGCACCTGTACTCATCTGTTCTGTTGCTGCAGCAATCTGATTTATCATATCCATAGCCTGTGTTACAGCACTGGTTATTTCATTTAAGACTTGTTCTGTTTTTTGTGTCGCTTTTTTGCCGCTGTCAACAACTCTGTTTACTTCCTGCATAGATTCAGATACCTGTTTGGTATCATCCTGAATTGCCTTAATCGTGCTACCCACTTCAGCGGTTGCTTTGGTTGTACGCTCTGCCAGCTTACGTACCTCATCTGCAACAACTGCAAAACCTCTGCCTTGCTCTCCTGCTCTTGCAGCTTCAATAGCAGCATTTAAAGCGAGCAGGTTTGTCTGATCTGCAATGTCATTAATAACCTGTATTATCTCTTCGATCTGTCCTGCTCTGTTTGTCAGGGAATTAATAACATCCCCTGTTTTAATTGCAGTCTCTACAATGTTATCCATATTTTGTTTAGTATCAAGCATTGAAGCAGCCCCTTCATTTGCTTTAGAGCTGGCTTCTCCGGCAACTTTGGCAGTTTGTACTGCATTTTTAGAATTTTCCACTATTGCAGTTGTCATCTGCTGAATGCTTACAACCACTTCATTTAACTGTGCAGTCTGATTCTCAATACCATTTGCAAATTCGGAAGATGTAACACTCATTTCATGTGCAGTCCTTTCGACTTCTCCGGCATTTTCACGCACTCTCGCAACAATTGAACGCACTCTGTCCACAAAAGTATTAAACCAGCCGGCCAGTTCTCCTATTTCATCTTTTGTTGATACATTAAGTTTTTTGGTCAGATCCCCTTCTCCTTCAGCTATCTCTTTAAGCATATTTACAATGTTGTTAACAGGACGCGAAATAGTGCCTGTAATAAACAGGATTGCAATAGTCAGGAAAATAACTGTAATAATCATAATAAACATGGATATCCTGGTTAAACGCATAATAGGGCTGTTAATTTCATCAACAGATACGCTAAGAACCAGGCTCCATCCCAATTTTT is from bacterium and encodes:
- a CDS encoding methyl-accepting chemotaxis protein — translated: MNLKTRKVPAMLQNLRLKIRMLILILGINIVMLVIVFGIYYGFVKKIIITETQQKAMKEVEGVKSNLEAYLEKKSEIAWTFCQDTYIKSWLKKNNIRRATRNTDPEYGRIIDQLKLYVKNDGDIRTAFIASQKTKWYYESAERPIGDDYNVVTRPWYKRTVQLGRLCYDVDVDVVDNTAAANIRIPIYDDTDGKLLGVGGVDFSLQFFNELVKKLGGVFKTGQSYLIGGDGKFYYHPDPEYILKGSINDFKDNGHNFQNLEEVKTRIQNNEKGISEVVMFGEKRYMIYTPIEKLGWSLVLSVSVDEINSPIMRLTRISMFIMIITVIFLTIAILFITGTISRPVNNIVNMLKEIAEGEGDLTKKLNVSTKDEIGELAGWFNTFVDRVRSIVARVRENAGEVERTAHEMSVTSSEFANGIENQTAQLNEVVVSIQQMTTAIVENSKNAVQTAKVAGEASSKANEGAASMLDTKQNMDNIVETAIKTGDVINSLTNRAGQIEEIIQVINDIADQTNLLALNAAIEAARAGEQGRGFAVVADEVRKLAERTTKATAEVGSTIKAIQDDTKQVSESMQEVNRVVDSGKKATQKTEQVLNEITSAVTQAMDMINQIAAATEQMSTGAEQISKNINGISHIVNESKNGAVEIASAVEKLNRQSEILFGLVNTFKINDDETGVKDI